The Acidimicrobiales bacterium genome has a segment encoding these proteins:
- a CDS encoding ArsI/CadI family heavy metal resistance metalloenzyme, with protein MRLQLALDVSDLDEAVDFYSKMFATPVSKRKPGYANFEIENPPLKLVLFENPANAGGINHLGVEATTADEVTAADGRLTDSGLTTTGVDDTVCCYAEKTETWLDGPDGARWEWYVKNADAEVVSPDAACCT; from the coding sequence ATGCGCCTGCAGCTCGCCCTCGATGTCAGCGACCTCGACGAGGCCGTCGATTTCTACTCGAAGATGTTCGCCACCCCCGTTTCGAAGCGGAAGCCCGGCTACGCCAACTTCGAGATCGAGAACCCACCTCTCAAGCTGGTCCTCTTCGAGAACCCGGCGAACGCCGGCGGGATCAACCACCTGGGCGTCGAGGCCACGACCGCCGACGAGGTGACGGCTGCGGACGGGCGACTCACCGACTCGGGACTGACCACCACCGGGGTCGATGACACCGTGTGCTGCTACGCCGAGAAGACCGAGACCTGGCTGGACGGTCCCGACGGAGCCCGCTGGGAGTGGTACGTCAAGAACGCCGACGCCGAGGTGGTCAGCCCGGACGCCGCCTGCTGCACCTGA
- a CDS encoding peptide chain release factor 3: MSDISREAARRRTFAIISHPDAGKTTLTEKFLLYSGAVLEAGAVKARSGRRSATSDWMEMEQQRGISVASTVLQFDYDDHVINLLDTPGHRDFSEDTYRVLAAVDAAVMVLDTAKGIEAQTLKLFEVCRARGVPILTFLNKFDRPGREPLELIDEISDQIDLRATPITWPVGIPGDFRGVIDRRSGEFIRYTRTARGATAAPEEIVDAVRAIDEEGEAFEQAVEETELLDAVGADYDEKSFLAGESSPLFVGSALTNFGVRHLLDAVVSYAPPPSPTEDRAGVPRALDEPFAGTVFKVQANLDPAHRDRIAFVRVHSGRFERGMTLIHGPSGKPFGTKYATSVFGSERDTIDEAWPGDVIGLVNAADLRIGDTLYDGAPVEFPPIPRFVPEVFCEARPRDVSRFKQFRRGLEQLEEEGVVQVLRRDIASDVAPVLAAVGRMQFDVTAYRLEHEFGAEVDLSPLPYEAARRTDEESAPRLARMSSVAVLTRTDGALLALFESPFWLRRVEADHPELTLETLS, from the coding sequence GTGTCCGACATCAGTCGCGAGGCCGCCCGCCGGCGCACCTTCGCGATCATCTCCCACCCCGACGCCGGCAAGACCACGCTCACCGAGAAGTTCCTCCTCTACTCCGGGGCGGTCCTCGAGGCCGGAGCCGTGAAAGCCCGCTCCGGGCGGCGTTCGGCCACCTCGGACTGGATGGAGATGGAGCAGCAACGCGGCATCTCCGTGGCCTCGACCGTCCTGCAGTTCGACTACGACGACCACGTGATCAACCTTCTCGACACGCCGGGCCACCGCGACTTCTCCGAAGACACCTACAGGGTTCTCGCCGCGGTGGACGCCGCCGTCATGGTTCTCGACACCGCCAAGGGCATCGAGGCCCAGACCCTCAAGCTCTTCGAGGTGTGCCGGGCGCGCGGCGTCCCGATCCTCACGTTCCTCAACAAGTTCGACCGGCCCGGGCGCGAACCGCTCGAGCTCATCGACGAGATCAGCGACCAGATCGACCTGCGGGCCACCCCGATCACCTGGCCGGTCGGCATCCCGGGTGACTTCCGCGGGGTGATCGACCGTCGTAGCGGTGAGTTCATCCGCTACACCCGCACCGCCCGCGGCGCCACGGCCGCGCCCGAGGAGATCGTCGACGCGGTGCGGGCCATCGACGAAGAGGGCGAGGCGTTCGAACAGGCGGTCGAGGAGACCGAACTGCTCGACGCCGTCGGGGCCGACTACGACGAGAAGTCCTTTCTCGCCGGCGAGAGTTCCCCCCTGTTCGTCGGCTCGGCTCTGACCAACTTCGGTGTGCGCCACCTCCTCGACGCCGTCGTCTCCTACGCCCCGCCTCCCTCCCCCACCGAGGACCGCGCCGGCGTCCCTCGGGCTCTCGACGAGCCGTTCGCCGGAACGGTGTTCAAGGTCCAAGCCAACCTCGACCCCGCCCATCGCGACAGGATCGCGTTCGTCCGGGTCCACTCGGGCCGCTTCGAGCGGGGCATGACGCTGATCCACGGACCCTCGGGCAAGCCGTTCGGCACGAAGTACGCGACGTCGGTGTTCGGCTCGGAGCGCGACACGATCGACGAAGCCTGGCCCGGCGACGTGATCGGACTCGTGAACGCAGCCGATCTCCGCATCGGCGACACGCTCTACGACGGCGCTCCCGTCGAGTTCCCCCCGATCCCGCGCTTCGTCCCCGAGGTGTTCTGCGAGGCACGGCCCCGCGACGTCTCCCGCTTCAAGCAGTTCCGCCGCGGCCTCGAGCAACTCGAGGAGGAAGGCGTCGTGCAGGTGCTACGGCGCGATATCGCCAGCGATGTCGCGCCGGTGCTCGCCGCCGTCGGTCGGATGCAGTTCGACGTCACCGCCTACCGCCTCGAGCACGAGTTCGGTGCCGAGGTCGACCTGTCGCCGTTGCCCTACGAGGCCGCTCGGCGAACCGACGAGGAGTCCGCCCCCCGACTCGCCCGGATGTCGAGCGTCGCCGTGCTGACCCGCACCGACGGCGCGCTCCTCGCGCTCTTCGAGAGCCCGTTCTGGCTCCGCCGGGTGGAGGCCGACCACCCCGAGCTCACTCTCGAGACGCTGAGCTGA
- a CDS encoding NAD-dependent malic enzyme: MAKIPTSAYSIALKVRLKNVPGVLGRLCVAIGDAGGNIGAADGFDVRGPTLDRELVVHCRDTDHQDRVVAAVRAVGDVELIDWWDRTFAMHEGGKIEVLPLCPVNDKEDLAMAYTPGVARVCTAIQNDRELSHEYTIRKNTVAIVSDGTAVLGLGDIGPEAAMPVMEGKALLFKAFAGVDAFPICLDVANADELVDTVMRLAPTFGGINLEDIAAPAAFEVEERLKEALDIPVFHDDQHGTAVVTLAALNNALKITGKSMENLRVVISGVGAAGVAIGKILLNAGVGDVIGCDSVGTIFEGRDRLNVAKEWFASHTNTDDLQGLLTDALRGADVFIGVSAPGLLTAADLRTMAADPIVFAMANPDPEIRPEDADGVAAVMATGRSDYTNQINNVLAFPGIFRGALDEHATDITENMKLAAAEAIAAAVSDEDLSPEFIVPSVFDKSVVSQVAPAVAAAARADGVARRIAD, translated from the coding sequence GTGGCCAAGATCCCGACATCCGCGTACTCGATCGCCCTCAAGGTCCGCCTGAAGAACGTCCCGGGCGTTCTCGGCAGACTGTGCGTCGCCATCGGCGATGCGGGCGGCAACATCGGCGCCGCCGACGGGTTCGACGTCCGTGGACCGACCCTCGACCGTGAACTGGTCGTGCACTGCCGTGACACGGACCACCAGGACCGCGTCGTGGCAGCCGTGCGCGCCGTGGGCGACGTCGAGCTCATCGACTGGTGGGACCGGACGTTCGCGATGCACGAGGGCGGCAAGATCGAGGTGCTGCCGTTGTGTCCGGTCAACGACAAAGAGGACCTCGCGATGGCCTACACCCCGGGCGTGGCCCGGGTGTGCACCGCTATCCAGAACGACCGCGAACTCTCCCATGAGTACACGATCCGCAAGAACACGGTCGCGATCGTCTCGGACGGGACCGCCGTGCTCGGACTCGGGGACATCGGCCCGGAGGCGGCCATGCCCGTCATGGAGGGCAAGGCACTGCTCTTCAAAGCCTTCGCCGGCGTCGACGCCTTTCCGATCTGTCTCGACGTCGCGAACGCCGACGAGCTCGTCGACACGGTCATGCGCCTCGCACCGACGTTCGGCGGCATCAACCTCGAGGACATCGCCGCGCCGGCGGCCTTCGAGGTGGAGGAACGTCTCAAGGAGGCCCTCGACATCCCCGTGTTCCACGACGACCAGCACGGCACCGCTGTGGTCACCTTGGCCGCGCTGAACAACGCCCTGAAGATCACCGGCAAGTCGATGGAGAACCTGCGTGTCGTGATCTCGGGAGTCGGTGCCGCCGGCGTCGCCATCGGCAAGATCCTCCTGAACGCAGGCGTGGGCGATGTGATCGGCTGCGACAGCGTCGGCACGATCTTCGAGGGCAGGGACCGTCTCAACGTCGCCAAGGAGTGGTTCGCGTCCCACACCAACACCGACGACCTCCAGGGATTGCTGACCGATGCTCTACGCGGCGCCGACGTCTTCATCGGGGTGAGCGCGCCGGGGCTGCTGACCGCCGCGGACCTCCGCACGATGGCGGCCGACCCGATCGTGTTCGCCATGGCGAACCCGGACCCGGAGATCCGCCCCGAAGACGCCGACGGCGTGGCGGCCGTGATGGCCACCGGCCGATCCGACTACACGAACCAGATCAACAACGTCCTCGCGTTCCCCGGGATCTTCCGTGGCGCCCTCGACGAGCACGCGACCGACATCACCGAGAACATGAAGCTCGCGGCTGCGGAGGCCATCGCGGCGGCGGTTTCCGACGAAGACCTCTCACCGGAGTTCATCGTCCCCTCCGTGTTCGACAAGTCCGTGGTGTCGCAGGTGGCGCCGGCGGTGGCCGCGGCGGCACGGGCCGACGGCGTGGCTCGACGCATCGCCGACTGA
- a CDS encoding TIGR03560 family F420-dependent LLM class oxidoreductase, with product MRVSHWTSSMNTWDDIVTSCRHAADTGWDGIWVPDHFMPPESGYGDEPEPAVDPELTATLEGWTLLAGLAASVTRVRLGVLVTGNTYRHPALVAKMAATVDHISGGRAVLGLGAGWQENEHRHYGLAYPSPAGRARRLDEACRVLLGLLGRERTDFVGRHYRLDSAPAEPKPLGELPLMLGAQGEKLMMPVVARHADEWNLWADPERFAAKSAVLDRLCRDVGRDPAEIRRSAAVMIQIHDDPSAAAAAREVHSGPKMLIGTPEELRAVIARYPGLGCDELMVADFNVHPDDRIARMDRLMEEIIRPATR from the coding sequence ATGCGGGTCAGCCACTGGACGAGCAGCATGAACACCTGGGACGACATCGTGACGTCCTGTCGCCATGCGGCCGACACCGGCTGGGACGGGATCTGGGTCCCCGACCACTTCATGCCACCCGAGTCGGGATACGGCGACGAACCCGAACCGGCGGTCGACCCGGAGCTCACGGCGACGTTGGAAGGGTGGACCCTGCTCGCCGGGCTGGCGGCATCGGTGACCCGGGTCCGCCTCGGCGTGCTCGTCACGGGTAACACGTACCGGCATCCGGCACTGGTGGCCAAGATGGCCGCCACCGTCGACCACATCAGCGGTGGGAGGGCCGTTCTCGGCCTCGGGGCAGGGTGGCAGGAGAACGAGCACCGCCACTACGGACTCGCCTATCCGTCCCCCGCCGGGCGTGCCCGTCGCCTCGACGAGGCCTGTCGGGTCCTGCTCGGTCTCCTGGGGCGCGAACGCACGGACTTCGTGGGACGCCATTACCGGCTGGACTCGGCGCCGGCCGAGCCGAAGCCCCTCGGTGAGCTGCCCCTGATGCTCGGCGCGCAGGGCGAGAAGCTGATGATGCCCGTGGTCGCCCGCCATGCCGATGAGTGGAACCTCTGGGCCGATCCGGAGCGCTTCGCCGCGAAGAGCGCCGTCCTCGACCGGTTGTGCCGCGATGTCGGGCGAGACCCGGCGGAGATCCGACGAAGTGCAGCGGTGATGATCCAGATCCACGACGATCCGTCTGCGGCTGCCGCTGCCCGTGAGGTCCACTCGGGTCCGAAGATGCTGATCGGTACCCCCGAGGAGTTGCGCGCGGTGATCGCGCGCTATCCGGGCCTCGGCTGTGACGAGTTGATGGTCGCCGACTTCAACGTCCACCCCGATGATCGGATCGCCCGGATGGATCGTCTGATGGAGGAGATCATCCGCCCCGCTACGCGCTGA
- a CDS encoding DUF5522 domain-containing protein: protein MNHPRRGEILDAHRRAVDAGEPGYIDPQTGLFVMTAAYLLDRGACCDTGCRHCPWAGGD from the coding sequence GTGAATCACCCCCGCCGGGGGGAGATCCTCGACGCACACCGGCGTGCCGTTGATGCGGGCGAACCCGGCTACATCGATCCGCAGACGGGCCTCTTCGTGATGACGGCCGCCTATCTCCTCGACCGGGGGGCGTGCTGTGACACGGGATGTCGGCACTGCCCCTGGGCCGGCGGGGACTAG
- a CDS encoding MarR family transcriptional regulator: MADETWTFLTNHAHVLLVIHREPGLRQRDIAEMVGVTEGAVQRIVGELEAGGYLRRERQGRRNVYSVAYDATLRHRLDAGRTVGELLGALDPVLELSHLGADAAG; this comes from the coding sequence ATGGCGGACGAGACCTGGACCTTCCTGACGAACCACGCCCATGTGCTCCTGGTGATCCACAGGGAGCCCGGCCTCCGTCAACGGGACATCGCCGAGATGGTCGGGGTGACGGAGGGTGCGGTTCAACGCATCGTCGGCGAACTCGAGGCGGGTGGCTACCTGCGGCGGGAACGCCAGGGACGCCGCAACGTCTACAGCGTGGCATACGACGCGACTCTCCGGCATCGCCTCGATGCAGGCCGCACCGTCGGTGAGCTACTCGGTGCGCTCGATCCGGTGCTGGAGCTGAGTCACCTCGGCGCCGACGCCGCCGGTTGA
- a CDS encoding YceI family protein, with amino-acid sequence MSTPTATTTHEMPLAAGTWSVDTVHSAVEFTVRHLGLAKVRGRFNDFSGAVVVGDSVADTRVDAEVQMASVDTNNADRDAHLRSGDFFSVDTNPTMTFRSTGVVADGDDYRLDGELTLAGTTRPVSFSVELHGTEVYPMDDSTRAGFSATSAISRKDFGISFDVPLGADKVAIGDKVTIELEIQLVAPSD; translated from the coding sequence ATGAGCACCCCCACAGCCACCACGACCCACGAAATGCCCCTCGCCGCCGGCACCTGGTCGGTGGACACCGTCCACAGCGCGGTCGAGTTCACCGTGCGCCACCTCGGCCTCGCCAAGGTCCGAGGCCGTTTCAACGACTTCTCCGGCGCCGTCGTGGTCGGGGACTCCGTCGCGGACACCCGGGTGGACGCCGAGGTCCAGATGGCGTCGGTCGATACCAACAACGCCGACCGCGACGCCCACCTGCGCTCGGGCGACTTCTTCTCCGTCGACACCAACCCGACCATGACGTTCCGCTCGACCGGCGTCGTGGCCGACGGCGACGACTACCGCCTCGACGGTGAGCTCACCCTCGCCGGGACGACCCGACCGGTCAGCTTCAGCGTCGAACTCCACGGGACCGAGGTCTACCCGATGGACGACTCCACCAGGGCCGGCTTCTCGGCGACGTCCGCGATCAGCCGGAAGGACTTCGGCATCAGCTTCGACGTCCCACTCGGAGCGGACAAGGTCGCCATCGGCGACAAGGTCACCATCGAACTGGAGATCCAGCTCGTCGCCCCTTCTGACTGA
- a CDS encoding MarR family transcriptional regulator, with amino-acid sequence MEAPPDRTDADVDVDWLDADEQVAWRATIEALSRLTERLDDDLREFGITLDDYEILVFLSESDERRARMTDLAHRLLTSKSRLTYRIDRLEKAGLVCREACPTDGRGIHARLTDEGFALLERAARVHVTGVRDHLVAHFDRADFLEMGRWLSKVAASLRESHP; translated from the coding sequence ATGGAAGCCCCGCCCGACCGCACCGACGCCGACGTCGACGTCGACTGGCTCGACGCCGACGAGCAGGTCGCATGGCGCGCCACCATCGAGGCGCTCAGCCGCCTCACCGAGCGACTCGACGACGACCTCCGTGAGTTCGGAATCACCCTCGACGACTACGAGATCCTCGTGTTCCTCTCCGAGAGCGACGAGCGCCGGGCCCGGATGACCGATCTCGCTCACCGACTGCTCACCTCGAAGTCGCGTCTCACCTACCGCATCGACCGACTCGAGAAGGCGGGCCTCGTGTGTCGCGAGGCGTGCCCCACCGACGGCAGAGGAATCCACGCCCGCCTCACCGACGAGGGGTTCGCCCTGCTCGAACGGGCGGCGCGGGTTCACGTAACCGGGGTACGTGACCACCTCGTCGCCCACTTCGACCGGGCCGACTTCCTCGAGATGGGTCGATGGCTCTCGAAGGTGGCCGCATCCCTGCGCGAGAGCCACCCGTAG
- a CDS encoding SRPBCC family protein, translating into MARYVTSLRTSRSPDDAFAYLADLRNFAEWDPSVSRADLVTGTEPGPDAEFDVSVEVGPRTLTLRYRTEVHDPPRRVRVKAESRLLTSIDTINVTPVGAGCEITYDAVLHLPSGLSLLDSLLERAFRRTGDKAAAGLRRVFDADARP; encoded by the coding sequence ATGGCCCGATACGTCACCAGTCTCCGCACCTCGCGCTCCCCCGACGACGCGTTCGCCTACCTGGCGGATCTGCGCAACTTCGCCGAGTGGGACCCGAGCGTCAGCCGGGCCGACCTCGTCACCGGCACCGAACCGGGCCCCGACGCCGAATTCGACGTCAGCGTGGAGGTCGGGCCACGCACGCTCACCCTGCGCTACCGCACCGAGGTCCACGATCCGCCGCGCCGGGTACGAGTGAAAGCCGAGAGCCGCCTGCTCACCTCGATCGACACCATCAACGTGACCCCGGTGGGAGCGGGCTGCGAGATCACCTACGACGCCGTTCTCCATCTGCCGTCGGGCCTTTCGCTACTCGACAGCCTGCTCGAGCGGGCCTTCCGTCGCACCGGGGACAAGGCCGCGGCGGGCCTGCGGCGGGTGTTCGAC